The Fervidibacillus albus genome contains a region encoding:
- a CDS encoding GAF domain-containing protein, translated as MFNVHSYTGTKEENYAMVIKQLKSLVEGESNKIANLSNASALLNQFLDRINWVGFYLFEDEQLVLGPFQGLPACVRIPLGKGVCGTAAEKRETIVVPDVHAFPGHIACDANSRSEIVVPMIKNGKLIGVLDIDSPEKNRFDATDQKYLMQFTECLLQYID; from the coding sequence ATGTTCAACGTTCATTCGTATACAGGTACAAAAGAAGAAAATTATGCGATGGTTATTAAGCAATTGAAATCGCTAGTAGAAGGTGAATCAAATAAAATCGCCAATTTAAGCAATGCTAGTGCCCTTTTAAACCAATTTTTAGACCGGATAAATTGGGTCGGATTTTATTTATTCGAAGATGAACAACTCGTACTAGGTCCATTTCAAGGTCTTCCCGCCTGCGTACGGATTCCGCTTGGAAAAGGAGTGTGCGGTACGGCCGCCGAAAAAAGGGAAACGATCGTCGTTCCGGATGTTCACGCCTTCCCCGGTCACATTGCCTGTGATGCAAACAGTCGGTCGGAGATTGTCGTCCCGATGATTAAAAATGGGAAGCTGATCGGCGTATTGGATATCGATAGTCCAGAAAAGAATCGATTTGATGCGACAGATCAAAAATATTTAATGCAATTTACGGAATGCTTATTGCAATACATCGACTGA
- the ezrA gene encoding septation ring formation regulator EzrA, with protein sequence MKYIIGIILGAIVLILLSFFFKRRFFSEIDRLEAWKIEVMNRPVLDEVTKIKQLNMSGEAEQYFESWRKTWDAVVTIDLPEVEELLFDAEEYVDKFRFKKAKETFEKIENTLKQAEVKIDEMVNELNKIIESEAKNRQDFLDLQKLHQLLKKNLLAHRHMFGNSARQLERLLSFVNDQFDLYERETEQGNYLTAREIILSTKDMLQNIEHKMETIPLLINDCYQHIPSEVKAIKEGMAEMEKEGYYLEHLGLERELAKIEEQLASYKELIERAEVDECVSEIEDMKDSLNLMYDLLEAEVHSKQFIQKNENPTVQRIDQLMEETRNLQEEVTDVKSTYHLSDEDEKMTKQLEERLETMKKTITILTGEDQPKSAYSAVKEKLEAMMNEVEDIEKQQQAFKEKLQTLRKDEMEAREKINELKKLVLETKRYVSRSNVPGIPMRIETLFLEATESVDDCFVQLEKKPLVMPAVQQALEKAEHAVYELHKQVEEMVDNVFYIEKIIQYGNRYRRQNESLNEKLKLAEEAFRRFDYEQALEEAASAVESVEPGALKKIEKFINEEVDEFS encoded by the coding sequence ATGAAATACATTATCGGAATCATCTTGGGCGCAATTGTACTAATTTTGCTTAGCTTTTTTTTCAAACGGCGATTTTTTTCCGAAATCGATCGGTTGGAAGCGTGGAAAATCGAGGTTATGAATCGTCCGGTATTGGATGAAGTAACGAAAATTAAACAATTGAATATGTCGGGTGAAGCGGAACAATATTTTGAAAGCTGGAGAAAAACGTGGGATGCTGTCGTAACCATCGATTTACCGGAAGTGGAAGAGTTGTTGTTCGATGCGGAAGAATACGTTGATAAATTCCGGTTTAAAAAGGCGAAGGAAACGTTTGAGAAAATAGAAAATACGCTAAAACAAGCAGAAGTGAAAATTGATGAAATGGTGAATGAATTAAATAAAATTATTGAAAGTGAAGCGAAAAACCGACAAGATTTTCTCGATTTACAAAAACTTCATCAATTGTTGAAGAAAAATTTGCTCGCCCATCGCCACATGTTTGGCAATTCTGCCCGCCAGTTAGAACGATTGTTGAGCTTCGTGAACGACCAATTCGACCTGTACGAAAGGGAGACAGAACAAGGGAACTATTTGACAGCAAGGGAAATTATCCTCAGTACGAAGGATATGTTGCAAAACATCGAACATAAGATGGAGACGATTCCGCTGTTAATTAATGACTGTTATCAACATATTCCTTCCGAAGTAAAGGCAATTAAAGAGGGCATGGCCGAAATGGAAAAGGAAGGGTATTATTTAGAACATCTCGGCTTAGAAAGGGAATTGGCGAAGATCGAGGAACAATTAGCTTCGTATAAGGAATTAATCGAAAGGGCAGAAGTGGATGAATGTGTATCGGAAATCGAGGATATGAAGGATAGCTTAAACTTAATGTATGATTTGTTGGAAGCGGAAGTACATTCGAAACAATTTATTCAAAAAAATGAAAACCCGACTGTCCAACGAATCGATCAATTAATGGAAGAAACGCGGAATTTACAGGAAGAAGTCACCGATGTTAAATCCACGTATCATTTATCCGATGAAGACGAAAAAATGACGAAACAACTCGAAGAACGTTTAGAAACGATGAAAAAAACGATCACCATTTTGACAGGAGAAGATCAGCCGAAATCTGCCTACTCCGCCGTTAAGGAAAAATTAGAAGCAATGATGAATGAAGTGGAAGACATTGAAAAGCAACAACAAGCATTTAAAGAAAAGTTACAGACATTACGTAAAGATGAAATGGAAGCACGAGAAAAAATTAACGAATTGAAAAAGCTCGTACTTGAGACGAAACGGTATGTTTCAAGGAGCAATGTGCCCGGGATCCCGATGCGTATCGAAACGCTATTCCTAGAAGCGACGGAATCCGTTGACGACTGTTTTGTCCAGTTGGAGAAAAAGCCGCTCGTTATGCCCGCTGTTCAACAGGCGTTGGAAAAAGCAGAGCATGCGGTGTACGAACTCCATAAGCAAGTTGAGGAAATGGTTGACAACGTCTTTTACATAGAAAAAATTATCCAATACGGAAATCGGTATCGAAGACAAAATGAAAGTCTCAACGAAAAATTGAAGTTAGCTGAAGAAGCTTTCCGC